A window of Pararhodobacter sp. genomic DNA:
GACTGGCTGGTAACGAGGCCGCGTTGGAATGGGTCTTGAGGGGCATGACGGGTCCGGTCTGTGTTCAGGGCAAGTATGCCAAGTGTCGGGTTGCGCCTTTCCTAACCAAAAACAAGTGCTTTGCACAGTTCAGTCAGAAAATTGGCGGCGCTGGACGCATGACCGCAAGAGCTGTGTCACCCCAAGGACCGGGACTGCCACTGCAGCGCATTGCCGCAAAGCCCTGCAAAAGACCCGCATCTTGCCCCGTTTCGGGATGCGTCGATCATCGCGGAACACGGCGCGGCGTCTCGTTGACCCAAGATCACGGTCATCCCCGAGGCGGCTCCATCGCGGTTGCGCCCCGCGTTTTGAGCCGCTGATCCCGAGGGCCGCGAAAGCTGCGCGAGAGGCCAAGCTGCGCTCTGGTGACACGGCAGGACGTGACGCGCGCGTGCACAGGCGGGCGTGTACCGCGCCATGTGTCGCGGCGTCAGGCGGCCGCGCCCAGATACCCCTGCATCAAGCTCGCGACGATGTCCTCGGCGGATTCGGAGGTCTTGACCTGCCCGACACCATGCCCGGCCGACCACAGATCGCGCCATTTGCGCGTGTTCTCATCAAGCTTCGTCAGATCAAACGGGCGACCGGAAACGAGCGACTCGGGGTCCACGCCAGCGCGCACAAGGCTGGGGCGCAATTTGTTAGCCAAGGCACCGGTAATCGCATCCGTCGCCATGATATCGCCGAAATCAGAGTTGATCACCATTGCCTTGAAATCCTCGACCGCGAGGCTTTCCCTGGCGGCCAGAAAGCGCGTGCCGAGATATGCGAGGTCCGCACCCATCGCACGCACGGCCCGAATCGCACCACCCGTGCTGATTCCGCCCGCCACGACCACAGGACCGTCGAAAAACTGGCGCACCTCATCGACGAACGCGAAGGGCGACAGGGTTCCCGTGTGGCCCCCTGCCCCGCAGCAGACCAGAATCAGACCATCCGCCCCCGCCGCCGCGGCCTTTCTGGCCAGTGCCGGGGTATTCACATCGGCAAAAACCAACCCGCCATAGGCGTTGACGGCCTCTATCGCGGGCGTCGGGCTGCCAAGCGCGGTGATGATCAGCGGCACCCGCGCCTCGACACAGGCTTGCAGATCGGCGGCAAACCGGGGGTTCGAGCGGTGCGTCACGAGGTTCACCGCGAATGCGGCGCTCTGGGGGGTGTGCTGGTCCTGAAGCTGGCGCATCCAGTCGCGGAAGTCTTCGGTGGTGCGCGCATTCAGCGATGGAAAGGCGGCGACCATGCCACTGGTGCAG
This region includes:
- a CDS encoding nitronate monooxygenase; protein product: MQIRYGRADLRGELMDRLNTSLPAVAAPMFLVSGPALVAATCTSGMVAAFPSLNARTTEDFRDWMRQLQDQHTPQSAAFAVNLVTHRSNPRFAADLQACVEARVPLIITALGSPTPAIEAVNAYGGLVFADVNTPALARKAAAAGADGLILVCCGAGGHTGTLSPFAFVDEVRQFFDGPVVVAGGISTGGAIRAVRAMGADLAYLGTRFLAARESLAVEDFKAMVINSDFGDIMATDAITGALANKLRPSLVRAGVDPESLVSGRPFDLTKLDENTRKWRDLWSAGHGVGQVKTSESAEDIVASLMQGYLGAAA